Proteins from a single region of Sporosarcina sp. P33:
- the cyoE gene encoding heme o synthase: MTKEAHIVSGTSESRSASTFFSDIKFLVKGPVLIANILPVFAGFWLALHFSGMTLTGNWSVFWLTMIGSTLLVAGALVMNNWFDSDIDKVMERTKQRPTVTGSFALKTVLNIGLVLSAIGMVLLLFTTFEAAIYAFIGWFTYVIPYTMWSKRKYTLNTVIGSVSGAVTPLIGWAAITPANHVVPIVLCVILFIWQMPHTFAIAMKKYKDYSAANVAMLPVVYGFEFTKRQMLVYVMCLLPLPFLLTMFGTAFISIATLMNIGYIAASVYGFYAKDDYKWANFMFLYSVNYMTLLFGMMILWTF; encoded by the coding sequence ATGACGAAAGAAGCTCATATTGTATCGGGCACTTCAGAAAGCCGCTCGGCGTCTACCTTCTTCTCGGATATTAAATTTTTAGTCAAAGGACCTGTACTTATTGCAAATATTTTGCCGGTTTTTGCGGGGTTTTGGCTGGCGCTGCATTTTTCGGGCATGACACTCACGGGGAACTGGAGTGTGTTCTGGCTGACTATGATCGGCAGCACGCTGCTGGTTGCCGGTGCGCTTGTAATGAATAACTGGTTTGATTCCGATATAGACAAGGTAATGGAAAGAACGAAACAGCGTCCGACTGTAACTGGAAGCTTCGCTTTAAAAACTGTATTGAATATCGGCTTGGTGTTGTCGGCGATTGGAATGGTATTGCTGTTATTCACTACATTTGAAGCTGCGATTTATGCATTCATCGGATGGTTTACGTATGTAATACCCTATACGATGTGGTCTAAACGTAAATATACATTAAATACGGTAATTGGCAGTGTGTCGGGGGCGGTAACGCCATTGATTGGCTGGGCTGCAATTACGCCGGCGAATCATGTAGTGCCGATTGTATTATGTGTGATCTTGTTCATTTGGCAAATGCCGCATACTTTTGCGATTGCCATGAAGAAGTATAAAGATTACAGTGCGGCAAATGTCGCTATGCTCCCCGTTGTCTACGGTTTTGAATTCACGAAACGCCAAATGCTTGTATATGTTATGTGCTTATTGCCTTTGCCGTTTTTATTGACGATGTTCGGCACGGCATTTATTTCGATTGCGACACTCATGAATATCGGCTATATTGCGGCAAGCGTCTATGGTTTTTATGCAAAAGATGACTACAAGTGGGCCAATTTCATGTTTTTATACTCAGTAAACTACATGACGTTATTATTCGGCATGATGATTCTCTGGACATTTTAA
- a CDS encoding ABC transporter substrate-binding protein, with product MRKFMMFFSIFTLLLLTACGNSASKDSISVIKLADAGWDSMRVHNSIAQIILEEGYGYDTEIVNGTSTAVFQALQQGDIQVMTEVWSENLGEAYTKAIDNGDIVDVATNFDDNAQGLYVPTYVIKGDTERGIEATAPDLKTVKDLEKYPELFKDPEDPKKGRIIGAPSSWVVSKHLEEKIKTYGLDKTFTYLAPGSDSSIVADLASAYKKGEPWVGYYWSPTWVTASYDLTLLEDEPFDEAVWEENKGTEFPPNDVVVAVHKDLETQAPEVVEFFKHYETSNDLTEEALNYMGEHEANPADTAKWFMKEHEDLWTSWVPEDIAEKVKAAL from the coding sequence TTGAGAAAATTTATGATGTTTTTCTCCATTTTCACATTACTGCTTTTAACAGCCTGCGGTAATAGCGCCAGCAAAGATTCTATCAGCGTAATCAAACTGGCAGATGCAGGATGGGACAGTATGCGTGTGCATAACAGCATTGCACAAATCATCTTAGAAGAAGGCTACGGATACGATACTGAAATAGTAAATGGTACATCTACTGCTGTGTTTCAGGCATTACAGCAAGGGGATATTCAAGTCATGACGGAGGTCTGGTCTGAAAACCTTGGTGAAGCGTATACAAAAGCTATTGATAACGGCGACATTGTAGACGTTGCAACAAACTTCGACGATAATGCGCAAGGTTTATATGTTCCGACATACGTCATAAAAGGTGATACCGAGCGCGGAATCGAAGCAACTGCACCCGATTTGAAAACTGTGAAAGATTTGGAGAAGTATCCTGAACTGTTCAAAGATCCTGAAGATCCTAAAAAGGGCCGGATTATCGGCGCACCTTCAAGCTGGGTAGTCAGCAAACACTTAGAGGAAAAGATAAAAACATACGGCCTGGACAAAACATTTACGTACTTGGCTCCAGGTTCAGACTCATCTATCGTGGCGGATTTGGCAAGCGCATACAAAAAGGGTGAGCCATGGGTCGGCTACTATTGGTCCCCTACTTGGGTCACTGCTTCCTACGACTTAACATTACTGGAAGACGAGCCTTTTGATGAAGCTGTCTGGGAAGAAAATAAAGGCACTGAATTCCCTCCAAATGATGTCGTGGTCGCTGTCCATAAAGATTTAGAAACACAAGCTCCTGAAGTCGTCGAGTTCTTCAAACATTATGAAACGAGCAACGACTTAACAGAAGAAGCATTAAATTATATGGGCGAACATGAAGCGAACCCTGCTGACACTGCAAAGTGGTTTATGAAAGAACATGAAGATCTCTGGACTTCATGGGTGCCTGAAGATATTGCAGAGAAAGTAAAAGCAGCACTGTAA
- a CDS encoding ABC transporter permease, which translates to MEKFIDFLAMNFGWLFDFIFTIASTTIRTIETTLLATPWWVIMIVVFLLGWYFNTILSGLMFAAFIFLIGSFDLWADTMTTVAIIVISVVLSLAIGIPVGILMAFSKTFSVIMRPLLDAMQTMPTFVYLIPVIFFFPLGNVPAIIATIIYALPPVIRLTELGIRNVDSEVIESAESFGSSRNQMLVKVQLPQALPTMMAGINQTTMMALSMAVVGSMVGAHGLGERVLYSINQINISLGFEAGISIVFLAIIIDRLTNGVAERLQSTGRRSA; encoded by the coding sequence GTGGAAAAGTTTATCGATTTTCTTGCGATGAACTTCGGCTGGCTGTTTGATTTTATCTTCACTATTGCTTCCACGACGATCCGTACTATTGAAACAACTTTACTGGCTACACCTTGGTGGGTCATCATGATTGTGGTGTTCCTACTCGGCTGGTATTTTAACACTATTCTCAGCGGACTCATGTTTGCTGCATTTATCTTTTTGATTGGCTCCTTCGATTTATGGGCCGATACGATGACAACTGTTGCGATTATCGTAATCTCTGTTGTCCTTTCCCTTGCTATCGGTATTCCGGTCGGGATTCTGATGGCGTTCAGCAAAACATTTTCTGTCATAATGCGTCCGTTGTTGGATGCTATGCAGACGATGCCAACGTTCGTTTATTTAATTCCCGTTATTTTCTTCTTCCCGCTCGGGAACGTACCCGCAATTATCGCGACTATCATTTACGCATTGCCGCCTGTTATTCGTTTAACAGAACTCGGAATCCGAAATGTAGACTCCGAAGTCATTGAATCAGCAGAGTCTTTCGGATCTTCCAGAAATCAAATGTTAGTCAAAGTACAGCTGCCGCAAGCACTGCCGACTATGATGGCAGGGATTAACCAAACCACTATGATGGCTTTGTCCATGGCTGTTGTCGGTTCCATGGTCGGAGCTCACGGTTTAGGGGAGCGCGTACTGTACTCAATTAACCAAATTAATATTTCATTAGGATTTGAAGCAGGAATCAGTATCGTATTCCTGGCGATTATTATTGACCGTCTGACAAACGGAGTGGCTGAACGCCTACAAAGTACAGGGAGGAGATCAGCATGA
- the cobT gene encoding nicotinate-nucleotide--dimethylbenzimidazole phosphoribosyltransferase, with protein MKEGNEMKQFTLSPLDAQAGAEAKAYLDTLTKPVGSLGKLEEIVIALAEIQGRKKPVLNQLGILVFAADHGITAEGISAFPQQVTRQMVSNMAGGGAAINVFGRQQQAEFTLVDVGVMGAAFTEPVLDRKIRQGTDNFLHREAMTQEEVEKAISMGFEEALVLFEKGVDCLVVGEVGIGNTTTSSAVVAAITGIDPAELVGYGTGISSEQHLHKITVVREALNRHQPVASDGYDVLRKVGGLELAAMSGAMLAAASKRIPVILDGFISTAAACAAETISEGAAGYMLLGHQSMEPGHQKAFEYLGKKPVLSLDMRLGEGTGAAVAYSVIQSAVRMVNEMATFESAGVSGKNE; from the coding sequence ATGAAAGAAGGTAATGAAATGAAGCAGTTTACACTATCACCGCTCGATGCGCAGGCGGGAGCGGAAGCGAAAGCTTATCTGGATACGCTGACAAAGCCGGTTGGAAGCTTGGGCAAACTCGAAGAAATCGTCATTGCATTAGCTGAAATACAAGGCCGGAAGAAACCAGTATTAAATCAGCTCGGCATTCTCGTTTTTGCTGCCGATCACGGAATTACAGCGGAAGGGATTTCAGCATTTCCGCAGCAAGTCACTCGTCAAATGGTCAGTAATATGGCAGGAGGCGGTGCAGCAATCAATGTTTTCGGCAGACAGCAGCAAGCTGAATTTACTTTAGTGGACGTAGGCGTCATGGGAGCTGCATTTACGGAGCCGGTGCTTGACCGCAAGATCCGCCAGGGGACGGATAATTTTCTGCATAGGGAAGCAATGACGCAAGAAGAAGTGGAAAAGGCAATATCAATGGGCTTTGAAGAGGCGCTTGTCCTGTTCGAAAAAGGTGTGGATTGCCTGGTTGTCGGAGAAGTCGGAATCGGCAATACGACGACAAGCAGTGCCGTTGTAGCGGCCATCACAGGAATTGATCCGGCAGAACTTGTCGGCTACGGTACAGGAATTTCATCCGAACAGCATCTGCACAAAATTACCGTTGTCCGGGAGGCGTTAAACCGTCATCAGCCTGTCGCTTCTGACGGCTATGATGTCCTGCGTAAGGTGGGCGGGCTGGAACTGGCAGCTATGTCAGGGGCAATGCTCGCGGCGGCGTCTAAGCGTATACCCGTCATTCTGGACGGCTTTATCTCTACTGCAGCGGCTTGTGCGGCGGAGACGATCAGTGAAGGTGCGGCGGGGTATATGCTGCTTGGCCATCAATCAATGGAGCCGGGCCACCAAAAGGCTTTTGAATATTTGGGTAAGAAACCGGTTCTTTCGCTCGATATGCGGTTAGGTGAAGGGACGGGGGCGGCGGTTGCGTACAGTGTTATTCAGTCAGCAGTCCGAATGGTCAACGAAATGGCGACATTTGAAAGTGCGGGCGTTTCGGGAAAGAACGAATAA
- a CDS encoding ferritin: protein MISENLAQALNEQMNNEFAAAQTYLSMASYCEYRNYSGFAHFYLQQVEEERHHAMKIYSYLNDRGIRAIITATPAPETSFDNLVHTFEVALLQEKEVTKSFYRIMDLAWEEKEHATISFLNWFLDEQVEEEATFDRHIEYLKRIREDKNALFIYEKELAARTFEAE, encoded by the coding sequence ATGATCAGCGAAAATCTGGCACAGGCATTGAACGAACAGATGAATAACGAGTTTGCAGCGGCACAGACGTATTTATCAATGGCATCTTACTGTGAATACCGCAATTATAGCGGATTCGCACATTTTTATCTTCAGCAGGTAGAAGAAGAGCGCCATCATGCGATGAAAATCTATTCCTATTTGAATGACCGCGGAATTCGTGCAATTATTACAGCAACCCCGGCTCCGGAAACTTCATTTGACAATTTGGTGCATACATTTGAAGTGGCTTTATTACAAGAAAAAGAAGTGACAAAATCATTTTATAGGATTATGGATTTGGCATGGGAAGAAAAAGAGCATGCCACCATTTCATTCCTGAACTGGTTCCTTGATGAACAAGTTGAAGAAGAAGCTACATTCGACAGACATATTGAGTACTTAAAGCGGATTCGTGAAGATAAAAATGCGTTATTTATTTATGAGAAAGAATTGGCAGCACGAACATTTGAGGCAGAATAA
- a CDS encoding cysteine-rich CWC family protein: MQDTCPICQGNNDCGSGFKETGTCWCTEKAFPQEVFRQIPEEYLYKNCICERCLHRITEMEQASKGSADR, encoded by the coding sequence ATGCAGGACACCTGTCCAATCTGCCAGGGGAATAATGACTGCGGCAGCGGGTTTAAGGAAACAGGAACCTGCTGGTGTACGGAGAAAGCATTCCCGCAAGAAGTGTTTCGCCAAATACCAGAAGAATACCTGTATAAGAACTGTATTTGTGAACGCTGTCTGCACAGAATCACAGAGATGGAACAGGCAAGCAAGGGGTCAGCAGACCGCTAG
- a CDS encoding Era-like GTP-binding protein, translating into MKTPNFMSDESFDEIFKQESDLINDQLKKEILIAMIGDVNAGKSSTLNRLMQKDVAEVGAQPGETTEVKKFYYRENILFVDTPGLDDINQEHSQETLKFYHQADVILFFLNAAGTVLSDTELKSLNKIATLNKKIILVLNKIDAADDVPSLVNYILEHTGFAYPVIPISSKTGEQMEFLQKEILQQLKMANKDLLLAANMADKSSVAKRWILAAGASAAAIGAAPIPGADFVPLTTLQVGLMLKLSALYGKPITKDHAKELIIATIVGNIGKTAFRQIVKVIPGAGMIAAASVAGSMTVALGYAVKYMYENDMELTPDTLKKVYKTFLKKQK; encoded by the coding sequence ATGAAAACACCGAACTTTATGTCAGACGAATCATTTGATGAAATCTTTAAACAGGAATCCGACCTCATTAACGACCAATTAAAGAAGGAAATACTGATTGCCATGATTGGAGATGTCAATGCAGGGAAATCATCCACACTGAATCGTCTCATGCAAAAAGACGTGGCGGAAGTAGGGGCGCAGCCAGGGGAAACGACGGAAGTGAAAAAGTTTTATTACCGGGAGAATATTTTGTTCGTCGATACGCCCGGACTCGATGATATCAATCAGGAGCATTCTCAGGAAACATTGAAGTTTTATCATCAGGCAGATGTCATTCTGTTCTTTTTGAATGCAGCAGGCACAGTATTGTCAGATACCGAATTGAAATCACTAAATAAGATAGCCACACTCAATAAGAAAATCATCTTAGTATTAAATAAAATCGACGCAGCAGATGACGTGCCAAGTTTAGTGAACTATATTTTGGAGCATACTGGGTTTGCCTATCCTGTCATTCCGATCTCCTCAAAAACAGGGGAACAGATGGAGTTTTTACAAAAGGAAATCTTGCAGCAATTGAAAATGGCTAATAAAGATCTATTGCTGGCAGCCAATATGGCAGATAAGTCTTCCGTAGCTAAACGCTGGATTTTGGCTGCGGGTGCATCCGCGGCTGCGATCGGTGCAGCGCCTATTCCGGGAGCTGATTTTGTGCCGCTGACGACGCTGCAGGTAGGGCTTATGCTTAAATTATCCGCATTATACGGCAAGCCGATTACGAAAGATCATGCGAAAGAACTGATCATTGCAACCATCGTCGGCAATATCGGTAAAACTGCGTTCCGGCAGATTGTCAAAGTGATTCCCGGTGCGGGTATGATTGCGGCGGCAAGCGTGGCGGGTTCCATGACGGTAGCGCTCGGTTATGCGGTCAAATACATGTATGAAAATGATATGGAACTCACACCCGACACATTAAAGAAAGTGTATAAAACGTTTTTGAAAAAACAAAAGTAA
- a CDS encoding DUF420 domain-containing protein, translating into MNYSNQTNVSGTFRKRNYRPAIIIISVILIGAIGVLAGMPGVENFTAFDITILPLLNAIFNSFTFIFLVCALIAILKKNVKVHQRFIYAAFGTTALFLVTYVTYHFLSESTPFGGSGFMAGFYYFILFSHIVLAAAIVPLALTSVARAWNMENDRHRKIARWTMPIWLYVSFTGVLVYILISPYY; encoded by the coding sequence ATGAATTACAGTAATCAGACAAATGTATCCGGAACGTTCAGGAAACGCAATTACCGTCCGGCGATCATCATTATCTCGGTCATTCTCATCGGTGCAATCGGTGTTTTGGCGGGTATGCCGGGCGTAGAAAATTTCACTGCGTTCGATATTACAATTCTGCCTTTATTGAATGCAATATTTAACAGCTTTACTTTCATCTTTCTCGTATGCGCACTGATTGCCATCTTGAAGAAGAATGTCAAAGTGCATCAGCGTTTTATCTACGCAGCTTTTGGAACTACAGCTTTGTTTTTGGTCACTTATGTAACCTATCATTTTTTATCAGAGTCCACTCCGTTTGGCGGAAGCGGCTTTATGGCGGGCTTCTATTATTTCATACTGTTCTCGCATATTGTTCTCGCTGCGGCAATTGTTCCGCTCGCATTAACAAGCGTTGCAAGGGCATGGAATATGGAAAACGACCGTCACCGCAAAATCGCCCGCTGGACTATGCCGATCTGGCTGTATGTCAGTTTCACGGGAGTGCTTGTGTATATCCTAATTTCGCCTTATTATTAA
- a CDS encoding LysR family transcriptional regulator has product MEFKDLEIFQMVAEKGTITAAAKELRYVQSNITSRIQKLENELKTPLFNRHNRGMILTPEGKRLLIYSEKILSLTNEMRKVVQNDKEPSGKLELGSVETVIKLPIILSRYNKKYKQVDISLLTGVTERLQYKVLNHQLDGAFISEGTTHPDLAVHDVLEEELVLLSNKPFQSIEDIKDEPILCFRKGCGYRARLELWLEDEKFKATKMMEFGTLETILGSVAAGLGVTFVPMSTVSHLVEQGLVYCYHLPPKYSRIKTVFVRRADSYLTPTIKKFIKVIDEFRDENEMEFHKSTQLSSE; this is encoded by the coding sequence ATGGAATTTAAAGACTTGGAAATATTCCAGATGGTAGCAGAAAAAGGGACTATCACCGCCGCTGCGAAAGAACTTCGCTATGTGCAATCTAATATTACGTCGCGTATACAGAAGCTTGAAAACGAATTGAAAACACCTTTATTCAACCGGCATAACCGGGGAATGATTCTGACGCCCGAAGGCAAGCGCTTGCTCATATACAGCGAGAAAATCCTATCTCTTACCAACGAAATGAGAAAAGTCGTGCAAAACGACAAGGAACCATCTGGGAAATTGGAACTTGGTTCTGTCGAAACCGTCATCAAATTACCGATTATTCTGTCCAGATACAATAAAAAATACAAACAGGTCGATATCTCTTTACTGACAGGCGTAACAGAGCGGCTCCAGTATAAAGTTCTGAATCATCAGCTCGATGGAGCATTTATTTCTGAAGGGACTACCCATCCTGATCTCGCAGTACATGATGTGCTTGAAGAAGAACTGGTGTTATTGTCGAATAAACCGTTCCAATCCATTGAGGATATTAAAGATGAACCAATTCTATGTTTCAGAAAAGGCTGCGGTTACAGGGCGCGTTTGGAATTATGGCTGGAGGACGAAAAGTTTAAAGCGACGAAAATGATGGAGTTTGGAACGCTTGAGACAATTCTAGGAAGTGTCGCTGCAGGACTTGGTGTGACATTTGTTCCGATGTCGACGGTTTCGCATCTCGTTGAACAGGGGCTGGTCTATTGTTATCATCTGCCGCCAAAATACAGCCGGATTAAAACAGTGTTCGTTCGGCGCGCCGATTCATATTTGACACCTACCATTAAAAAGTTTATTAAAGTAATAGATGAATTCAGAGATGAAAACGAAATGGAATTTCATAAATCGACACAATTATCATCTGAATGA
- a CDS encoding DMT family transporter → MKNKIIWGAFLCFIAAASWGAMFPVANSAFNAIDPFYFTLIRYVSVTVLLVILLLWKEGKQAFRFEKKGLSLWFFGTMAFVVYNLFIFWGQDLMGEPGVMVASISEAMMPMISIVIVWMLSRHKPHGFTLTCVFTAFVGVMLVITKGDLRTFLTATDDIIPSLLIFIAVVGWVIYTMGGNHFSEWSALRYSTLSCLLGTVTAVVVVFFVTLTGYISVPTAETLQTVTPHMLFMIAFPGIIALLGWNVGVRILSPLNGLLFINFVPVTTLVISFVQGYQLTVFDYIGTVFIIASLLGNNIFLRLQDKRKAEELQYKKHKVQPSL, encoded by the coding sequence ATGAAAAACAAAATTATCTGGGGTGCATTTCTCTGTTTTATTGCAGCCGCGTCATGGGGTGCGATGTTCCCTGTTGCCAATAGCGCATTTAACGCCATTGATCCATTTTATTTTACATTGATCCGCTATGTATCGGTAACTGTTCTATTAGTAATTTTATTGCTGTGGAAGGAAGGGAAACAGGCTTTTCGTTTCGAGAAAAAAGGACTTTCGCTTTGGTTCTTCGGAACGATGGCATTCGTTGTTTATAATCTATTTATATTTTGGGGCCAGGACTTGATGGGTGAACCGGGTGTGATGGTGGCATCGATTTCTGAGGCAATGATGCCGATGATCTCCATTGTCATTGTCTGGATGCTGAGCCGGCACAAGCCGCATGGTTTTACACTTACTTGCGTATTCACAGCATTTGTTGGTGTCATGCTTGTTATTACGAAAGGTGATCTCCGGACGTTTTTGACGGCGACTGACGATATTATTCCTTCACTGCTCATATTCATCGCTGTAGTCGGCTGGGTGATTTATACGATGGGCGGCAATCATTTTAGTGAATGGTCCGCACTGCGGTATTCTACGCTGAGCTGCCTGCTCGGTACAGTAACAGCTGTCGTGGTAGTGTTCTTTGTTACACTGACAGGCTATATTTCAGTTCCGACTGCTGAGACGCTGCAGACTGTGACGCCGCATATGCTGTTTATGATTGCTTTCCCCGGTATTATTGCATTGCTCGGATGGAATGTCGGAGTACGTATTTTATCTCCATTAAACGGTTTGCTGTTCATTAATTTTGTGCCGGTAACAACGCTGGTTATTTCGTTTGTGCAAGGGTATCAGCTGACTGTCTTTGATTATATCGGCACGGTGTTTATTATTGCATCGCTTCTTGGAAACAATATCTTTCTGCGTCTTCAGGATAAGCGGAAGGCGGAAGAGCTGCAATATAAAAAACATAAAGTTCAGCCAAGTTTGTAA
- a CDS encoding methyl-accepting chemotaxis protein, with the protein MDKLLKTPSARKALSKVQQVTKRIQPLIENEQSFSVNYQRLHQLLDDHLGDDEYFVIVDETGRSYIHTNRLWEGTVFSDAIGLKAANTQTPLLQVYDRQSGERLIDASAPIVRADGKQFTLRLGRINHQKYILFGTVAAILLPAAAMAFIANMYGLSLKQGAVFAVTSLILSGIFTMGLYSIVMKGIRSWRRVTRRISAGDLTAEVTERSRSEFNQIGFEINKIVIGTKNIVTELDHSSGVVDRISEVQASEANRLSDVFTSYGQTLQNFQGGTEQQLSSLHSANAMVQTMMQGIREMEARIQRTLAVSENASAAASEGNQAIEETEEKMQQINDAVHMSSQKIMRVADDINQVIQKVSLITKIAEQTNLLALNASIEAARAGEAGSGFSVVANEVRKLAEETNDFANDVVRTLEHTNHEVKNAVEQVESNTATIQEGVEIVKVAGQSINLMNEAVVETKSAVSSNSRHAEELMRDGEQIEKIIEQITKISEQFTESVTETVAGMDEQVEGIQQLASDAVRLTDQAAALNRIVHRFKF; encoded by the coding sequence TTGGATAAACTGCTAAAAACACCCTCCGCGAGAAAAGCACTAAGCAAAGTGCAGCAAGTTACGAAACGTATTCAGCCATTAATTGAAAATGAGCAGTCTTTTTCCGTAAATTATCAGCGTCTCCATCAGCTGCTTGATGATCATCTGGGCGATGATGAATATTTCGTCATTGTAGATGAAACAGGACGCAGCTATATTCACACCAACCGCCTATGGGAAGGCACTGTGTTTTCTGATGCCATCGGTTTAAAAGCAGCGAACACGCAGACACCATTGCTCCAAGTATACGATCGGCAATCAGGGGAGCGGCTTATCGATGCTTCGGCGCCCATCGTAAGGGCGGACGGCAAACAATTTACCTTGCGCCTCGGCAGGATCAACCATCAGAAATATATTCTGTTTGGCACGGTAGCGGCGATTCTGTTGCCTGCCGCCGCCATGGCGTTTATTGCGAATATGTATGGTTTATCGCTGAAACAAGGGGCGGTATTCGCAGTCACTTCACTCATTCTGTCGGGAATTTTCACGATGGGATTATACAGCATTGTCATGAAAGGGATTCGTTCGTGGCGCAGAGTGACCAGAAGAATTTCTGCAGGTGATCTGACGGCGGAAGTTACAGAGCGATCCAGATCTGAATTTAATCAAATCGGCTTTGAAATCAATAAAATCGTAATCGGCACAAAAAATATCGTCACTGAACTCGATCATTCATCAGGAGTCGTGGATCGTATCAGTGAAGTGCAGGCATCGGAAGCAAATCGGCTGTCCGATGTGTTTACTTCCTATGGACAAACATTGCAAAACTTCCAAGGGGGAACCGAACAGCAATTATCCTCTCTACATTCAGCCAATGCCATGGTACAAACAATGATGCAGGGTATTCGTGAAATGGAGGCACGAATTCAGCGGACGCTTGCTGTGTCAGAAAATGCCTCCGCCGCTGCTTCGGAAGGGAATCAGGCCATTGAAGAAACAGAAGAGAAAATGCAGCAAATCAATGATGCTGTCCATATGTCTTCACAAAAAATCATGCGGGTAGCGGATGATATTAATCAAGTGATCCAAAAAGTGTCCCTCATTACCAAGATTGCGGAACAAACAAATTTATTGGCGTTAAACGCCTCCATAGAAGCTGCGCGTGCCGGAGAAGCCGGAAGTGGTTTTTCGGTCGTTGCCAATGAAGTTAGGAAACTCGCGGAAGAAACGAACGACTTTGCAAATGATGTAGTACGGACACTTGAACATACCAATCATGAAGTCAAGAATGCAGTAGAGCAAGTTGAATCCAATACAGCGACTATCCAAGAAGGTGTGGAAATCGTCAAAGTGGCGGGGCAGTCCATCAATCTAATGAATGAAGCCGTAGTCGAGACGAAATCAGCGGTCAGCAGCAACAGCCGCCACGCGGAAGAACTAATGCGGGACGGCGAACAGATTGAAAAGATCATAGAACAAATTACTAAAATCTCTGAACAGTTTACGGAAAGTGTCACAGAGACAGTAGCCGGCATGGACGAACAAGTAGAAGGCATTCAGCAGCTGGCAAGCGATGCTGTGAGACTGACGGACCAGGCAGCAGCTCTGAACCGCATCGTTCACCGGTTTAAATTCTAG